Proteins encoded within one genomic window of Macrotis lagotis isolate mMagLag1 chromosome 3, bilby.v1.9.chrom.fasta, whole genome shotgun sequence:
- the LOC141516984 gene encoding olfactory receptor 4P4-like, whose product MENHNNVTEFILLGLFMKKEMKTVCFFIFTTFYLAIFLGNFIIFITITYSHLMQQPMYYFLWHLSFIDPCFTSTIVPRMISDLMSSRKTISYNCCMTQLFTLHFLGGVEIFILVSMAFDRYVAICKPLHYMTIVSRQRCNMLILTAWVMAFWHAGAQLFMMLRLPFCGPNQIEHYMCESKPLLKLACTDTRVASILVIANTGMVAVLTFLVLVASYIIILYNLRKHSAESRRKALSTCASHVTVVLLFFVPCITTFILPSDSLKDKEFSVFYTVIAPMLNPLIYTLRNAEMKNAMRKVWCRKPAFLLK is encoded by the coding sequence ATGGAAAACCATAACAATGTCACTGAATTTATACTCTTGGGACTCttcatgaagaaagaaatgaagacagtgtgttttttcattttcactaCCTTTTATTTAGCAATCTTCCTGGGGAATTTCATTATCTTCATCACCATCACTTACAGCCATCTGATGCAGCAACCCATGTATTACTTTCTTTGGCATTTGTCCTTCATTGATCCATGCTTCACTTCCACCATAGTTCCAAGGATGATTAGTGACTTAATGTCCTCAAGGAAGACAATCTCTTACAATTGTTGCATGACTCAGCTCTTTACTTTACATTTCCTGGGAGGTGTGGAGATTTTCATCTTGGTGTCCATGGCCTTTGATCGCTATGTTGCCATCTGTAAACCCTTACACTATATGACAATTGTCAGCAGGCAAAGATGTAACATGCTGATCCTGACTGCCTGGGTGATGGCTTTTTGGCATGCTGGTGCCCAGCTCTTTATGATGCTCAGGTTACCTTTCTGTGGGCCTAATCAAATTGAACACTATATGTGTGAGTCAAAACCGCTTTTAAAACTTGCTTGCACAGACACACGTGTTGCTAGTATCTTAGTCATTGCTAACACTGGAATGGTTGCTGTGCTAACCTTTCTGGTCTTGGTAGCATCTTACATCATCATATTATATAATCTTAGGAAGCATTCCGCTGAAAGTCGACGTAAAGCCCTCTCCACCTGTGCTTCCCATGTCACGGttgttcttttattctttgtccCTTGCATCACCACCTTTATCCTGCCTTCCGATAGCCTGAAAGATAAAGAGTTCTCAGTGTTTTATACTGTGATTGCACCTATGTTGAATCCTCTCATCTACACACTGAGAAATGCAGAAATGAAGAATGCCATGAGAAAGGTGTGGTGTAGAAAACCAGCATTCTTATTAAAATAA